A single Lancefieldella parvula DSM 20469 DNA region contains:
- the mgtA gene encoding magnesium-translocating P-type ATPase, with product MTIMKRTTQTKTTQTTSGELGQSLTFAATHSVKSVCRKFHTTPDGLAIDIAQAKYDLDGPNVITGAAEEPFIIRLLKSFASPFTFILIALAGISYITNVVLATDGEKDPSTVIIITSMVFISGIIDFVQSSKGASAAAALSKMVTSTTRVIRRPIDFDDLATDQDSSQNLNQNSDESTDELKDFEDEYATDETAGESEDAADEDEASEPKLASALGEEIPFEQVVIGDIIRLASGDMIPADCRVLDAKDLFVNETALTGESEPVEKTAGVVHARRRADGTRYPLSLSECTNLLFAGTTVQSGSATVVVVATGNKTYVGTMSEMLQQPSGETSFDEGLKSVSKVLVSFMLIMCPIVFFANGFLKGDWFDALLFSVSVAVGITPQMLPVIVTTCLSRGGTQMAKQDVIVKNPAAIQNLGAMDILCTDKTGTITADEVVLERHLNILGEEDARVLRHAYLNSYFQTGLRNLIDKAIIKTSNDELPTNLLSIEYEKIDEVPFDFERRRMSVVVRNTKTNKTQMITKGAVEEVLNACSFVDLDSEIKPLTPAQRKSVMDRVYQLNQEGMRVVGVAQKSDPRGVGEFGVDDERDMVLIGYLAFLDPPKESAREAIAKLNQRGVQVKVLTGDNEGVAAAVCKKVGIHVDELLLGSDVENLNDEQLKERVEKTQLFAKLSPMQKARVVSALRSNNHVVGFMGDGINDAAAMRSSDVGISVDTAVDVAKESADIILLQKDLLVLEHGVEEGRRTYGNTIKYIKATASSNFGNVLSVLVASFFLPFLPMSALQLLLLGLVYTVTCIAIPWDNVDDSFLSSPRSWDAHSITNFMLWIGPISSIFDVLTFALMFFMVSPTLAGGTWAELTAAGNTAAQTLFILSFQTGWFIESMWTQTFVLHALRTNKIPFVQSMPSASLLTLTTAGIVVVSALPYLPVFAQPLSLVALPLSFFGWLIALMSGYMVLITIIKSLYVKRFGSLL from the coding sequence ATGACAATCATGAAGCGCACAACCCAAACAAAAACAACTCAGACCACCTCAGGAGAGCTTGGACAGTCCCTGACTTTTGCCGCAACTCACTCGGTAAAAAGTGTCTGTAGAAAATTCCATACCACTCCCGACGGCCTTGCCATTGACATTGCGCAAGCAAAATACGACCTCGATGGCCCAAATGTTATCACCGGTGCCGCTGAAGAGCCCTTCATCATCCGCTTGCTCAAGAGCTTTGCAAGTCCCTTCACCTTCATTTTGATTGCTCTCGCAGGCATTTCTTACATCACTAACGTGGTCCTTGCCACAGATGGCGAGAAGGACCCTTCAACCGTCATTATCATTACGTCAATGGTGTTTATTTCCGGCATTATCGACTTTGTCCAGAGCTCCAAGGGAGCCTCGGCAGCGGCGGCGCTCTCCAAAATGGTGACCTCCACTACAAGGGTTATCCGTCGTCCCATCGACTTTGATGACCTGGCCACTGACCAGGATTCTAGCCAAAATCTCAACCAGAACTCAGACGAAAGTACAGATGAACTCAAGGACTTTGAAGATGAATACGCTACAGATGAAACCGCGGGCGAATCCGAGGACGCCGCCGACGAAGACGAAGCTTCAGAGCCTAAACTTGCTTCCGCGCTGGGAGAAGAAATACCCTTTGAACAGGTAGTTATTGGTGACATCATCCGCCTTGCTTCGGGCGACATGATTCCTGCAGATTGTCGCGTTCTGGACGCCAAGGACCTCTTTGTCAACGAAACAGCGCTCACCGGAGAATCAGAGCCTGTCGAGAAAACCGCTGGTGTAGTCCACGCTCGCCGTCGCGCAGATGGAACACGCTATCCTCTCTCGCTCTCGGAGTGCACAAACCTGCTGTTCGCCGGCACTACCGTTCAGTCAGGAAGTGCAACGGTGGTTGTTGTTGCAACTGGCAACAAGACTTATGTGGGCACAATGTCCGAGATGCTCCAGCAGCCTTCTGGCGAGACCAGCTTTGATGAGGGTCTCAAGTCCGTTTCCAAGGTACTTGTTTCCTTCATGTTGATCATGTGCCCCATCGTGTTCTTTGCAAACGGATTCCTTAAGGGCGACTGGTTTGATGCACTGCTCTTCAGCGTTTCCGTTGCCGTTGGTATTACTCCTCAGATGCTGCCCGTTATTGTAACCACTTGCCTTTCTCGCGGTGGAACACAAATGGCCAAGCAGGACGTTATTGTTAAGAATCCAGCCGCAATCCAGAACCTGGGCGCCATGGACATCCTGTGTACCGACAAAACTGGCACCATCACCGCAGACGAGGTTGTTCTCGAACGTCACCTCAACATTCTGGGTGAAGAGGACGCTCGCGTGCTCCGCCATGCGTATCTGAACAGCTACTTCCAAACCGGCCTCAGAAACCTTATTGACAAGGCAATCATCAAGACTTCAAACGATGAACTGCCCACCAACTTGCTGAGCATTGAATACGAGAAGATCGACGAAGTCCCGTTTGACTTTGAGCGTCGCCGCATGAGCGTTGTGGTAAGAAACACAAAAACTAACAAGACGCAGATGATCACTAAGGGCGCCGTTGAAGAAGTCCTCAACGCATGCTCCTTTGTTGACCTTGACTCTGAGATTAAGCCACTCACTCCCGCCCAGCGCAAGAGCGTTATGGACCGCGTCTACCAGCTCAATCAGGAGGGTATGCGCGTGGTTGGCGTTGCTCAGAAGAGCGACCCTCGCGGCGTCGGCGAGTTTGGCGTAGACGATGAGCGCGACATGGTGCTCATTGGCTACCTGGCCTTCTTGGATCCGCCAAAAGAGAGCGCTCGCGAGGCAATTGCCAAGCTTAACCAGAGAGGCGTGCAGGTCAAGGTGCTCACCGGCGACAACGAGGGCGTTGCTGCCGCCGTCTGCAAAAAAGTGGGCATCCACGTTGACGAACTCCTGCTTGGTAGCGACGTAGAGAACCTCAACGATGAGCAGCTCAAAGAGCGTGTTGAAAAGACCCAGCTCTTTGCAAAGCTTTCCCCCATGCAAAAGGCCCGTGTTGTCTCTGCGCTCAGATCCAACAACCATGTTGTCGGCTTTATGGGCGACGGCATTAACGATGCTGCTGCTATGCGCTCTTCCGATGTAGGAATTTCCGTAGATACCGCTGTTGACGTGGCAAAAGAATCTGCTGACATTATCTTACTGCAAAAGGATCTGCTGGTACTTGAGCACGGCGTTGAAGAAGGTCGCAGAACCTACGGCAATACCATCAAGTACATCAAGGCAACCGCAAGCTCCAACTTTGGTAACGTACTGTCCGTTTTGGTGGCCAGTTTCTTCCTTCCGTTCTTGCCTATGAGCGCCCTTCAGCTGCTCCTTTTAGGACTCGTATACACCGTTACCTGCATTGCCATTCCTTGGGACAACGTGGATGATTCATTCCTTTCAAGTCCGCGCTCTTGGGACGCCCATTCAATTACAAACTTTATGCTTTGGATTGGACCTATCAGTTCAATTTTTGATGTACTTACCTTTGCCCTCATGTTCTTTATGGTCTCTCCCACTCTTGCCGGAGGAACCTGGGCAGAACTTACCGCAGCTGGAAACACCGCAGCTCAGACGCTCTTTATCCTGTCTTTCCAAACAGGCTGGTTCATCGAATCTATGTGGACCCAAACCTTTGTCCTCCACGCACTTAGAACCAATAAAATCCCGTTTGTTCAGAGCATGCCATCAGCTTCCTTACTTACTCTAACCACCGCGGGAATCGTTGTAGTCAGCGCTCTTCCGTATCTGCCGGTGTTCGCCCAGCCCTTGAGCCTTGTTGCTCTACCTTTGTCGTTCTTTGGATGGCTAATTGCACTCATGAGCGGGTATATGGTTCTTATCACCATAATCAAGAGCCTCTACGTTAAGCGATTTGGCTCTCTGCTCTAA
- a CDS encoding nitroreductase family protein, which yields MDLKEAMDQRISLRAYDQKPIEQEKLSQLQEAINVANAQMAKVAPDHPAILTIEGPHLEDGTSVHMKNKSIVGPIYHYIAGYCEDAIARELIGYYGEKIVLLATQLGIGSCWIAETMDWKTLARDEYNGLKLGIIISIGYAPEKIPLKQEGIRTAIRLRTKKPAQIMTANGAPTEPKQMPEWFNRGIDAVLACPTAINRLPVVFDLTDGVVSASMPDQRHFVQDYDLGISKLHFELAADLKGTWELGQPGRFIVSE from the coding sequence ATGGACCTAAAAGAAGCTATGGACCAGCGCATTTCCCTGCGCGCCTACGACCAAAAGCCTATTGAACAAGAAAAACTTTCTCAGCTCCAGGAAGCCATTAACGTTGCAAATGCCCAGATGGCAAAAGTTGCACCCGATCACCCTGCAATCCTTACCATCGAGGGTCCTCACCTTGAAGATGGCACTTCCGTCCACATGAAGAACAAGTCCATTGTCGGCCCCATTTACCACTACATAGCAGGCTATTGTGAAGATGCAATTGCCCGTGAACTCATCGGCTACTATGGCGAGAAGATCGTTCTTCTCGCCACACAACTAGGCATAGGCTCATGCTGGATTGCCGAGACCATGGACTGGAAAACCCTAGCTCGTGACGAGTACAACGGCCTTAAGCTGGGCATTATTATTTCTATCGGCTATGCTCCGGAAAAGATTCCGCTCAAGCAGGAAGGTATTCGTACCGCAATTCGCCTACGCACCAAGAAGCCCGCGCAGATTATGACTGCAAATGGCGCGCCAACTGAACCGAAGCAGATGCCTGAGTGGTTTAATCGTGGCATTGATGCGGTTTTGGCATGTCCAACTGCCATCAACAGACTGCCTGTCGTATTTGACCTGACAGATGGCGTGGTAAGCGCTTCTATGCCTGACCAGCGCCACTTTGTTCAAGACTACGACTTAGGTATCTCCAAGCTGCACTTTGAGCTTGCCGCTGACCTTAAAGGTACGTGGGAACTTGGACAGCCTGGTCGCTTTATCGTTTCTGAGTAG
- a CDS encoding NAD(P)H-dependent oxidoreductase → MACSAQHVANKVLSSYQWRLATKKYDPTKNVSDEDLDVILEAARLAPSSYGLEPWRFLVINLRENQASEQSLRLKEKLYEPSYGARASLDGAHYLVILLARKNVNAESAYVKHMMHDIKQLPEDFEPTYAAAFKNFQENMFDLVGNERATFDWACKQTYIALSNMLTMAAMIGVDSCPIEGFNRATVDKILEEEGLLDGGQYNDFGVSCMLSLGYRDMAPVQKHRQPAEDVIVKL, encoded by the coding sequence ATGGCCTGTTCCGCACAACACGTTGCAAACAAAGTTCTCTCATCCTACCAGTGGAGACTTGCAACCAAGAAATATGATCCAACCAAGAATGTCTCTGACGAGGACCTTGATGTAATTCTTGAGGCCGCTCGTCTGGCACCAAGCTCTTACGGACTGGAGCCTTGGCGCTTCCTGGTCATTAACTTGCGAGAAAATCAGGCATCTGAGCAGTCACTTCGCCTTAAAGAGAAGCTTTACGAACCATCCTATGGTGCTCGTGCATCCCTTGATGGTGCTCATTATCTGGTTATTCTTCTTGCTCGTAAGAACGTCAATGCAGAGTCTGCTTACGTCAAGCATATGATGCATGATATCAAGCAGCTTCCTGAAGACTTTGAGCCAACCTACGCTGCTGCTTTCAAAAACTTCCAGGAGAATATGTTTGACCTGGTGGGCAATGAGCGTGCAACTTTTGACTGGGCTTGCAAGCAAACCTATATTGCGCTTTCAAACATGCTCACCATGGCTGCTATGATAGGCGTTGATAGCTGCCCAATCGAGGGCTTTAACCGTGCAACTGTCGATAAGATCTTGGAAGAGGAGGGTCTTCTCGACGGCGGCCAGTACAACGACTTTGGCGTTTCTTGCATGCTTAGCCTGGGCTATCGCGATATGGCTCCTGTCCAGAAGCATCGCCAGCCTGCTGAGGATGTTATTGTCAAACTGTAA
- a CDS encoding MupG family TIM beta-alpha barrel fold protein, with the protein MRTGISLYFASGYEANAEVVAKAQAAGCHYAFTSLHIPEEEEIDYRTEARKLLELCRKAEINLIADISPVTLSKLGVQKFDELAELGITYVRLDFGFDAAETVELSHKFHVVFNASTITKDDISAWRAAGADFTRFAACHNYYPKSYTGLSLERVAQINARLSALGFQIFSFVPGEVFRGPLYEGLPTVEEHRGLSGDALIQAMLSLYDVDSDVVLIGDPDVTEATWRRIGQLERNCIELKAELKSDFEYLYDRTQTDRPDSSSYIIRSQESRLWKDAPVYDAKSSTRETVSTGTILVSSKAYGRYAGELSIVRGLLEPDARDNVAGLICEEDQAFLPYIHSGRGFRFVRK; encoded by the coding sequence ATGCGCACCGGGATTTCACTGTATTTTGCCAGTGGATATGAAGCTAATGCTGAGGTTGTAGCAAAAGCGCAGGCAGCCGGATGTCACTATGCATTTACCTCACTACACATCCCTGAAGAAGAGGAGATTGATTACCGCACTGAGGCTCGCAAGCTCTTAGAGCTTTGCAGAAAAGCTGAGATTAATCTTATTGCTGATATTTCTCCCGTTACCCTTTCAAAACTTGGCGTTCAGAAGTTTGACGAACTTGCAGAGCTTGGCATTACGTACGTGCGCCTTGACTTTGGATTTGACGCGGCAGAGACTGTAGAGCTTTCTCACAAGTTTCATGTGGTTTTTAATGCTTCAACCATTACTAAGGACGATATCTCTGCGTGGCGCGCAGCTGGTGCTGACTTCACTCGTTTTGCCGCCTGCCACAATTACTATCCTAAGAGCTACACAGGCCTTTCTCTTGAGCGCGTAGCTCAAATTAATGCGCGTCTTTCTGCTCTTGGATTCCAGATTTTCTCGTTTGTTCCTGGCGAGGTTTTCCGTGGACCTCTCTATGAGGGATTGCCAACTGTTGAGGAACACCGTGGGCTCTCTGGTGATGCACTTATTCAGGCAATGCTCTCACTTTACGACGTTGACTCTGACGTGGTGCTTATTGGTGACCCAGACGTCACTGAGGCTACCTGGAGGCGCATTGGTCAGCTTGAGAGAAACTGTATTGAGCTAAAAGCTGAGTTGAAGTCTGATTTTGAGTATCTATATGACCGCACTCAGACGGATAGACCTGATTCCAGCTCGTATATTATTCGCTCGCAGGAGTCCAGGCTCTGGAAAGATGCTCCAGTATACGATGCAAAGTCTTCTACTCGTGAGACTGTTTCTACTGGCACGATCTTGGTGAGTAGCAAGGCTTATGGCCGCTATGCAGGGGAGCTTTCAATTGTTCGAGGTCTTTTGGAGCCTGATGCTCGTGATAACGTTGCAGGATTAATCTGCGAAGAAGATCAGGCGTTCTTGCCGTACATTCACTCTGGCCGCGGTTTTAGGTTTGTACGCAAATAG
- a CDS encoding PTS transporter subunit EIIC, whose translation MDYTKLSEQILAAVGGKENVQSNMVCMTRLRVKTVDPSKVDSEAIKAIDGVMGLVEDAEYLEVVLGPGVVNKVIVEFSKLTGVAAGDASEDDVVSAAKDNKAAQKAKYENKPVQRFLKKIANIFVPLLPGIISAGLINGIINVINFSTGKAYANEWWFAAIWTMGWALFAYLPILAGENAAKEFGGSRVLGAMAGALSIANAGMPLLASKTVDGVATRLVHLPFSLPTVAFKEGAFIVASSDLFNAAAGGMIGAIICAIFFAFLEKNLHKVMPSVLDTFLTPLCTVIIGVIGSVLILQPAGAWLTQAIFFVLQFFYDKLGVFGAYLLGSTFLPLVSVGLHQALTPIHVMLNNPEGPTQGINYLLPLLMMAGGGQVGAGLAILFKTKNKRVKKYLTESIPVGMLGIGEPLMYAVTLPLGKPFITACLGSGVGSVIAYLFHLGTVSQGVSGLFGLLIVQPGNQVFYLLAMLLAYAAGFALTWFFGVDEDRINDVFGE comes from the coding sequence ATGGATTACACCAAGCTTTCAGAACAGATTCTTGCTGCCGTCGGTGGTAAAGAAAATGTTCAGAGCAACATGGTCTGCATGACCAGGCTCCGCGTTAAGACCGTAGATCCTTCAAAGGTTGATTCTGAGGCCATCAAGGCTATTGATGGCGTCATGGGTCTGGTCGAGGATGCAGAGTACCTTGAGGTTGTTCTTGGTCCTGGCGTTGTCAACAAGGTTATTGTTGAGTTCTCCAAGCTTACCGGTGTTGCTGCTGGCGACGCATCTGAGGATGATGTTGTTTCTGCAGCTAAGGACAACAAGGCAGCTCAGAAGGCTAAGTATGAGAACAAGCCTGTTCAGCGTTTCCTAAAGAAGATTGCTAACATCTTTGTTCCACTGCTTCCTGGCATCATTTCTGCAGGTTTGATTAACGGTATCATCAACGTTATCAACTTCTCCACTGGTAAGGCTTATGCCAACGAGTGGTGGTTTGCAGCTATCTGGACTATGGGTTGGGCGCTCTTTGCTTATCTGCCAATTCTCGCTGGCGAAAACGCTGCCAAGGAGTTTGGTGGTTCTCGCGTTCTTGGTGCTATGGCTGGTGCACTTTCCATTGCTAACGCTGGTATGCCTCTTCTTGCTTCCAAGACTGTTGACGGCGTTGCAACTCGTTTGGTTCACCTTCCATTTAGCCTCCCAACTGTTGCTTTCAAGGAGGGCGCATTTATCGTTGCTTCCTCTGACCTGTTCAACGCAGCAGCAGGCGGCATGATTGGTGCAATCATCTGCGCAATCTTCTTTGCATTCCTGGAGAAGAACCTGCACAAGGTTATGCCAAGCGTTCTTGACACCTTCCTGACCCCACTTTGCACCGTCATCATCGGTGTCATTGGTTCTGTCCTGATTCTTCAGCCTGCAGGTGCATGGCTCACTCAGGCAATCTTCTTTGTTCTTCAGTTCTTCTATGACAAGCTTGGCGTCTTTGGTGCTTACCTGCTTGGTTCTACCTTCTTGCCACTGGTTTCTGTTGGTCTTCACCAGGCACTTACACCAATCCACGTTATGCTTAACAACCCAGAAGGCCCAACTCAGGGTATCAACTACCTGCTTCCTCTGCTGATGATGGCAGGCGGTGGCCAGGTTGGTGCTGGTCTTGCTATTCTCTTCAAGACTAAGAACAAGCGCGTTAAGAAGTACCTCACCGAGTCCATCCCAGTTGGTATGCTCGGCATCGGCGAGCCTCTTATGTACGCAGTTACTCTGCCTCTTGGTAAGCCATTCATTACCGCATGCCTTGGCTCTGGTGTTGGCTCCGTAATTGCTTACCTCTTCCACCTTGGCACCGTTTCCCAGGGCGTCTCTGGCCTCTTTGGTCTGCTGATTGTTCAGCCTGGTAACCAGGTCTTCTACCTGCTTGCAATGCTTCTTGCTTATGCTGCAGGCTTTGCACTTACTTGGTTCTTTGGCGTTGACGAGGATCGTATCAACGACGTCTTTGGCGAGTAA